The Natrinema sp. HArc-T2 genome has a segment encoding these proteins:
- a CDS encoding PGF-CTERM sorting domain-containing protein, translating into MTRKSALLVALLVAVSSVPMAAVAGATPATTERVSSTTAESDASAGAHVAFDVQGDAITDYRIDGEQTFSSVAVQSQSAAESGAGTGLDADLGLEAALNLSGASLSLASETQASTELEAESGATLSAHDTPRGTLVVESGGEAQYVEAELGASAEAREDGDRVRVETDGREGVFLVIGDGEVGVTDGNVTADLSENATLAFRSYADGERDERAQYEESLIAEGNAAVEVTATERNGEVVSDAVSYGHETSATTSQTATNQVNVTIDRAVHEGTVVMTTVSEEAVGNLENLSVHVDGEAAVEASSKSELEGAIGSDESRYMVVQDAEAEGQATVYVAVNHFSERTMTIAGDGTGDSTDGNDGTETETSDDDTTEDDTDDGAGDSTPGFGAGAALIALLIGVVARSRQ; encoded by the coding sequence ATGACCCGGAAAAGCGCATTGCTGGTTGCACTGCTCGTGGCCGTCAGCTCCGTACCGATGGCCGCGGTCGCCGGTGCGACACCGGCAACGACCGAGCGCGTATCGAGTACGACCGCCGAGAGCGACGCCAGCGCAGGCGCACACGTCGCTTTCGACGTCCAGGGCGATGCGATCACTGACTACCGTATCGACGGCGAGCAGACGTTCTCGTCGGTCGCCGTCCAGTCTCAAAGCGCCGCCGAGAGCGGGGCCGGGACCGGTCTCGACGCCGATCTCGGGCTCGAGGCGGCACTGAACCTGAGCGGCGCGAGCCTGTCGCTGGCGAGCGAGACGCAGGCGAGCACCGAACTCGAAGCCGAGAGCGGGGCGACCCTGTCGGCCCACGACACCCCGCGTGGTACGCTGGTCGTCGAGAGCGGCGGCGAGGCCCAGTACGTCGAGGCTGAACTCGGGGCCAGCGCCGAGGCCCGCGAGGACGGCGATCGGGTCCGCGTCGAAACGGACGGTCGTGAGGGCGTCTTCCTCGTAATCGGCGACGGCGAGGTCGGCGTCACTGACGGCAACGTGACCGCCGACCTCAGCGAGAACGCGACGCTCGCGTTCCGCTCCTACGCCGATGGTGAGCGCGACGAGCGCGCCCAGTACGAGGAGTCGCTGATCGCTGAGGGCAACGCCGCCGTCGAGGTGACCGCGACTGAGCGCAACGGCGAGGTCGTGTCCGACGCCGTCTCGTATGGTCATGAGACCTCGGCAACCACGAGCCAGACCGCAACGAATCAGGTCAACGTGACCATCGACCGGGCCGTCCACGAGGGGACGGTCGTGATGACCACCGTCTCCGAGGAAGCCGTCGGCAACCTCGAGAACCTCTCGGTGCACGTCGACGGTGAAGCCGCCGTCGAAGCGTCCTCGAAGAGCGAACTCGAGGGTGCGATCGGCAGCGACGAGTCCCGATACATGGTCGTTCAGGATGCAGAGGCCGAGGGACAGGCGACGGTCTACGTCGCGGTCAATCACTTCTCCGAGCGAACGATGACGATCGCCGGTGACGGGACCGGTGACAGTACTGATGGAAACGACGGCACCGAAACCGAAACGAGCGACGACGACACCACCGAAGACGACACGGACGACGGAGCCGGGGACAGCACGCCCGGCTTCGGAGCCGGCGCTGCACTGATCGCCCTGCTGATCGGTGTCGTCGCTCGGAGCCGCCAGTAA
- a CDS encoding GNAT family N-acetyltransferase: MTRVVRQATVDDIWAVHEIARESWHAAYDDVLGPDTVDDVVDDWYTIGDLESAITDTERRNDAAFIVAETASNAAAADEAGCRSAPELDGFAHVVPWPENTAVAFLARLYVRPAVWNEGSGTALLETVETGWSAGFDRVRLAVLADNEIGISFYESRGFDRVETRPSGLAAGLEEHVYEKEL, from the coding sequence GTGACTCGAGTCGTCCGGCAGGCGACGGTCGACGACATCTGGGCCGTCCACGAGATTGCACGCGAGAGCTGGCACGCCGCCTACGACGACGTACTCGGCCCCGACACGGTCGACGATGTCGTCGACGACTGGTATACGATCGGCGACCTCGAGTCAGCGATTACCGACACCGAACGCCGCAACGACGCCGCGTTCATCGTCGCCGAGACGGCATCGAACGCCGCAGCTGCCGACGAGGCCGGCTGCCGATCGGCTCCCGAACTCGATGGTTTCGCCCACGTCGTTCCGTGGCCCGAAAACACGGCAGTCGCGTTTCTCGCGCGCCTATACGTCCGGCCTGCCGTCTGGAACGAGGGGTCCGGAACGGCGTTGCTCGAGACCGTTGAGACCGGCTGGTCGGCTGGCTTCGATCGCGTTCGGCTGGCCGTCCTCGCTGACAACGAAATCGGCATCTCGTTTTACGAATCACGGGGCTTCGATCGCGTCGAGACGCGCCCGTCGGGGCTGGCGGCTGGGCTCGAGGAACACGTCTACGAGAAGGAGTTGTGA
- a CDS encoding RNB domain-containing ribonuclease — protein MSDDAQAEAGTVEGQGPVEVSEDLARHLENKREELFEKFEIPYEFPPEVLEEAEARTEGVTQEITDEIDERKDLRELTTWTTDPIDAQDFDDALSIEERDDEYVLWVHIADVTHYVNPETAMWDEAVERSNTVYLPGYTVHMLPPVLAETVCSLVPNEERLAHTVEMHLDKENLTYENIEIYKSVIESDERLTYAQAEKRLDDPDAPLHEENKLVYDLAERMHEQRKEDGSLVLNPSRDRAHTIIEECMLKANKAVTHELMWNRGVSAMYRVHPQPSPDEWSEALQEIQDLDGVSIPGSTWDDPRKAVNATLEEAPDRQLDKIQWAVMKVMPRARYMNDPFGGHHALNFEIYGHFTSPIRRLSDLINHWIVYKNDVPENLVQLCDRASDKQKDAEQCEREYKTFLQEVGLDPMAVNNRGIEVVDEEEAEKTL, from the coding sequence ATGAGTGACGACGCACAGGCCGAGGCCGGCACAGTCGAAGGCCAAGGCCCCGTGGAGGTCTCGGAGGACCTCGCGCGCCATCTCGAGAACAAGCGCGAGGAGCTGTTCGAGAAGTTCGAGATTCCCTACGAGTTCCCGCCGGAAGTCCTCGAGGAAGCTGAAGCCCGGACGGAGGGCGTAACACAGGAAATTACCGACGAGATCGACGAGCGCAAAGACCTGCGCGAGCTGACGACGTGGACGACCGACCCGATCGACGCCCAGGACTTCGACGACGCGCTCTCGATCGAGGAACGCGACGACGAGTACGTCCTCTGGGTGCACATCGCTGACGTAACCCATTACGTCAATCCCGAGACGGCGATGTGGGACGAAGCCGTCGAGCGCAGTAACACGGTCTATCTGCCCGGCTATACGGTCCACATGCTGCCGCCGGTGCTTGCCGAGACGGTCTGTTCGCTGGTGCCAAACGAGGAGCGACTGGCCCACACCGTCGAGATGCACCTCGACAAGGAGAACCTGACCTACGAGAACATCGAGATTTACAAGTCCGTCATCGAGTCCGACGAGCGACTTACGTACGCGCAAGCCGAAAAGCGCCTCGACGACCCCGACGCGCCGCTCCACGAGGAGAACAAGTTGGTCTACGACCTCGCCGAGCGGATGCACGAACAGCGCAAGGAGGACGGCTCGCTCGTCCTCAACCCGAGCCGCGACCGTGCCCACACCATCATCGAGGAGTGCATGCTAAAGGCCAACAAGGCCGTCACGCACGAACTGATGTGGAATCGTGGCGTCTCGGCCATGTACCGAGTCCACCCACAGCCAAGCCCCGACGAGTGGTCCGAGGCCCTCCAGGAGATCCAGGACTTAGACGGCGTCTCGATCCCCGGCAGCACCTGGGACGATCCCCGGAAGGCCGTCAACGCGACGCTCGAGGAGGCGCCCGACCGCCAACTCGACAAGATCCAGTGGGCCGTGATGAAGGTGATGCCCCGGGCCCGCTACATGAACGACCCGTTCGGCGGCCACCACGCGCTGAACTTCGAGATCTACGGCCACTTCACGAGTCCTATCCGCCGTCTGTCTGACCTGATCAACCACTGGATTGTCTACAAAAACGACGTACCGGAGAACCTTGTGCAACTCTGTGATCGGGCCAGCGACAAACAAAAAGACGCCGAGCAGTGCGAACGCGAGTACAAGACCTTCCTCCAGGAGGTCGGTCTCGATCCGATGGCGGTCAACAACCGCGGGATCGAGGTCGTCGATGAGGAAGAAGCAGAGAAGACGCTGTAA
- a CDS encoding RNA-binding protein: protein MQVKSRHHLRSDAVSELETALEDHLGVSPEGDTYELVEFEDTDWEVVLIDGEPRVAYFDEEPFPTVRGANAYEPDKRLVTVDAGAVSFVSDGADVMRPGITEATDDISPDDLVVIAEESHGKVLAVGRARVDGSDMVGDDGKVVDSLHHVGDELYEFTG from the coding sequence ATGCAGGTCAAATCACGACACCACCTCCGCAGCGACGCCGTCTCCGAACTCGAGACCGCACTCGAGGACCATCTCGGCGTCTCACCCGAGGGTGACACCTACGAACTCGTCGAGTTCGAGGACACCGACTGGGAGGTCGTCCTGATCGACGGCGAACCGCGAGTCGCATACTTCGACGAGGAACCGTTCCCAACGGTCCGCGGGGCCAACGCCTACGAACCCGACAAACGGCTGGTTACCGTCGACGCGGGAGCCGTCTCGTTCGTCAGCGACGGGGCGGACGTGATGCGTCCCGGGATCACGGAGGCCACCGACGACATCTCTCCGGACGATCTGGTCGTCATCGCCGAGGAGTCCCACGGAAAGGTGCTCGCAGTCGGTCGCGCCCGCGTCGATGGGTCGGACATGGTCGGCGACGACGGAAAAGTCGTCGACTCGCTGCACCACGTCGGCGACGAACTCTACGAATTCACTGGCTAA
- a CDS encoding cyclic nucleotide-binding/CBS domain-containing protein translates to MIELTVDAVRLHSPRTITTGTPVSEAARSLRRSDVSALPVLVDGTVVGIVTQSDIVSLVATTDDRPAVRMIMSSPVTTISPTATLSEAAKTMQAAGVKHLPVVDDGTYRGLLSVRTLAPYLSRHHLEIEPRDESMRVDSADSHELVVDG, encoded by the coding sequence ATGATCGAACTGACAGTCGACGCCGTTCGCCTCCACTCGCCGCGGACGATCACCACCGGCACACCCGTGTCTGAGGCAGCCAGATCTCTCCGACGGTCAGATGTGTCCGCGCTGCCCGTTCTCGTCGATGGGACGGTCGTCGGTATCGTCACTCAGTCGGATATCGTCTCGCTGGTCGCGACAACTGACGACAGGCCAGCCGTGCGGATGATTATGTCGTCGCCAGTGACCACGATCTCGCCGACCGCGACGCTATCCGAAGCCGCCAAAACGATGCAGGCGGCAGGCGTCAAACACCTCCCCGTCGTCGACGACGGCACCTACCGTGGCCTGCTTTCGGTCCGGACGCTGGCACCATACCTCTCGCGACACCACCTCGAGATCGAGCCACGCGACGAATCGATGCGCGTCGATTCGGCTGATAGCCACGAACTCGTGGTGGATGGGTGA
- the sepF gene encoding cell division protein SepF, producing MGLMSKILGGNQSRTVEDYAELNLEDVAAESAEATMQVHIAEVSGQADAIDIKDAVYDGDIVIADITRLRTEDSTVEHIVDELRQVAQEVDGDIVRKGDDQMIITPTGIRISREKL from the coding sequence ATGGGATTGATGAGCAAAATTCTCGGCGGGAACCAGTCGCGAACTGTCGAGGACTACGCCGAACTGAATCTCGAGGACGTCGCTGCGGAATCGGCCGAGGCGACGATGCAGGTCCATATCGCGGAGGTCAGCGGACAGGCCGATGCGATCGATATCAAAGACGCTGTCTACGACGGCGACATCGTGATCGCGGATATCACCCGCTTACGAACCGAAGACAGCACCGTCGAACACATCGTGGACGAACTCCGACAGGTCGCCCAGGAGGTCGACGGCGACATCGTCCGGAAGGGCGACGACCAGATGATCATCACGCCGACTGGCATCCGAATCAGCCGCGAAAAACTGTAG
- a CDS encoding helix-turn-helix domain-containing protein translates to MTGFRATVVVNEPMDCPLADVSASVSQRVDGVSRSSQPTTEGAIVEEFGVAADASVAGDHGVEVTPVQSNNRETIYRFERDSATNCACELIEATGTPVSSVRAQNGSLYLSFRTLELETITDIVDELRAHFDGVVVEELSQDHKDISDDSVVVDRNQLTGRQREIIETAHEMGYFEYPKGANATDVAEELGVARSTFTEHLAAAQTKLMDAILDADRSQQ, encoded by the coding sequence ATGACGGGCTTTCGCGCAACGGTCGTGGTCAACGAGCCAATGGACTGTCCGCTCGCCGATGTCTCGGCGTCTGTCAGCCAGCGAGTCGACGGCGTCTCCCGATCGTCGCAGCCGACAACCGAGGGTGCGATCGTCGAGGAGTTCGGCGTCGCAGCAGACGCGTCAGTCGCCGGCGACCATGGCGTCGAGGTGACGCCGGTCCAATCGAACAACCGCGAAACGATATACCGATTCGAACGCGACAGCGCCACCAACTGTGCGTGTGAACTCATCGAAGCGACTGGCACGCCGGTTTCGTCCGTCCGCGCCCAGAACGGCTCGTTGTACCTGTCCTTCCGGACGCTTGAGCTCGAGACGATCACCGACATCGTCGACGAACTGCGTGCACACTTCGATGGGGTCGTCGTCGAAGAACTCTCGCAGGATCACAAGGATATCTCCGACGATTCGGTCGTCGTCGATCGAAATCAACTCACGGGCCGCCAGCGGGAGATTATCGAGACGGCCCACGAGATGGGGTATTTCGAGTACCCAAAAGGGGCGAACGCGACCGATGTCGCAGAGGAACTCGGCGTCGCCCGCTCGACGTTCACCGAACATCTGGCAGCAGCCCAGACGAAGCTCATGGACGCGATTCTCGACGCAGATCGGTCCCAGCAGTGA
- a CDS encoding VOC family protein, translating to MDVIHTALWVSDIDRTREFYVDALGLTENWSFTGDDDVENVYIGGDNAEFQFKYDPEGGPDIDSGTMAHVAVSVDSTDETVERLVERVDPPIQRAPTTMDDLGLRVAFVEDPDGYVVELVEALE from the coding sequence ATGGACGTTATTCACACGGCGCTGTGGGTCTCGGATATCGACCGAACACGCGAGTTCTACGTCGACGCGCTCGGCCTGACCGAAAACTGGTCGTTCACCGGCGACGACGATGTCGAAAACGTCTATATCGGCGGCGACAACGCGGAGTTTCAGTTCAAGTACGACCCAGAGGGTGGACCCGACATCGATTCAGGAACGATGGCACACGTCGCCGTCAGCGTCGACAGCACCGACGAGACCGTCGAACGACTGGTCGAGCGCGTCGATCCCCCAATCCAGCGGGCACCGACGACGATGGACGACCTTGGCCTCCGCGTCGCGTTCGTCGAAGATCCCGACGGCTACGTCGTCGAACTCGTCGAAGCCCTCGAGTAA
- a CDS encoding MFS transporter, translated as MNRSDWRTVALVTAWQIAASICYYTIFAATPFFRDEFGLSRFAVGLVVTMLTLGYAVFLLPLGALTDRFGERLTLTLGLLGLAAGVALVAGAPTYALLLATVFVLGSMYGTAMPGTNKAVFDNVDPARQNLAMGIKQVGVTGGSGISALLITGLAGVLFWQAGFLVAAGVGSVVAVGFYHSYASESDGSADGYPDFRALLANRSYVVLTVAGLFLGAALFTTTGYTVLYVEESIGASVAFGGVVLALVQVFGSVGRVLTGWLSDALPGEPRVKIGLVLIIQSLGSAVMFVVVAATTTERSVAIAFSALGFFVLGYTGVYYSLMATLVRADEMGGATAGGQLALTSGALVAPPAFGSLADTVGYRTGWLFLAAVVTIATVFLVYVLRTPPPIATPAAVDTSK; from the coding sequence ATGAATCGGTCGGACTGGCGGACGGTGGCACTCGTCACGGCGTGGCAGATCGCCGCGAGCATCTGCTATTACACGATCTTCGCCGCGACGCCGTTTTTCCGCGACGAGTTCGGCCTCTCTCGATTTGCGGTCGGGCTCGTGGTCACGATGCTCACGCTGGGCTATGCCGTCTTTCTGTTGCCACTCGGCGCGCTGACGGACCGATTCGGCGAGCGGCTGACGCTGACGCTTGGCCTCCTCGGGCTCGCTGCAGGAGTCGCACTGGTTGCGGGCGCGCCGACGTACGCGCTGTTGCTCGCGACAGTGTTCGTCCTGGGGTCGATGTACGGGACCGCGATGCCCGGGACCAACAAGGCGGTCTTCGACAACGTTGACCCGGCCCGCCAGAACCTCGCGATGGGAATCAAGCAGGTCGGCGTCACCGGCGGCAGCGGCATCAGCGCGCTCTTGATCACCGGTCTCGCTGGCGTCCTGTTCTGGCAGGCCGGGTTTCTCGTCGCCGCTGGTGTCGGCTCGGTCGTCGCTGTCGGTTTCTATCACAGCTACGCGAGCGAGAGCGATGGCAGTGCGGACGGCTATCCCGACTTTCGAGCGCTGCTTGCGAACCGGTCGTACGTCGTGCTGACGGTCGCCGGTCTCTTTCTCGGCGCGGCCCTGTTTACGACCACCGGCTATACGGTCCTGTACGTCGAGGAATCGATCGGTGCGTCCGTCGCCTTTGGCGGGGTCGTCCTCGCGCTCGTTCAGGTGTTCGGCAGCGTCGGTCGCGTACTGACCGGCTGGCTGAGCGACGCGCTGCCGGGTGAGCCCCGTGTCAAGATCGGGCTGGTACTCATTATCCAGTCACTCGGCAGCGCCGTCATGTTCGTCGTGGTCGCAGCGACGACGACCGAACGCAGTGTCGCGATCGCGTTTTCGGCTCTCGGCTTTTTCGTCCTCGGGTACACCGGCGTCTATTACTCCCTCATGGCGACGCTCGTGCGGGCCGACGAGATGGGCGGTGCGACCGCGGGCGGCCAGCTCGCACTCACGAGCGGTGCACTCGTCGCGCCGCCCGCGTTCGGCTCGCTCGCCGACACAGTTGGGTATCGAACCGGCTGGCTGTTCCTGGCCGCCGTCGTGACGATCGCCACCGTGTTCCTCGTCTACGTCCTCCGGACGCCGCCGCCGATCGCGACCCCTGCTGCGGTCGATACGTCCAAGTAG
- the hisS gene encoding histidine--tRNA ligase gives MYDRIKGFRDFYPGEMAARRATIDVLEDTARTYGFREIATPALERAEMWTDKSGDDIVDELYSFEDQGGRHVAMTPELTPTVARMVVAKQQELSKPIKWFSTRPFWRYEQVQQGRQREFYQTNVDIFGSSEPEADAEILAWAADTMTGLGLTGEHFEFRISHRDILGGVLESYDADVDTEAAIRAVDKSDKLSQVEYHDLLIDAGLSADQAAEFADLIAEGDLEAVEAFADTERVTAAVENLQNVLAAAEDFGAREYCTISLETARGLDYYTGVVFECFDSAGEVSRSIFGGGRYDDLIESFGGQPTPAVGVAPGHATLSLLLQRAGVWPEEEVTTDYYVLQIGDTRSEAARIVRELRNRGHVVETDVAGRSFGAQLNYADSINAETVVIAGEQDLENDEVTIKDMASGDQIQVPVDAFPGDLERPTLADFE, from the coding sequence ATGTACGACCGGATCAAGGGCTTTCGTGACTTCTATCCCGGCGAGATGGCCGCCAGGCGGGCGACCATCGATGTCTTGGAGGACACTGCCCGCACGTACGGCTTCCGTGAGATCGCGACCCCGGCGTTAGAACGCGCTGAGATGTGGACGGACAAAAGCGGCGACGACATCGTCGACGAACTCTACTCCTTCGAGGATCAGGGCGGTCGTCACGTCGCGATGACACCCGAGTTGACGCCGACGGTCGCCCGGATGGTCGTCGCGAAACAACAGGAGCTGTCGAAGCCGATCAAGTGGTTCTCGACGCGACCGTTCTGGCGCTACGAACAGGTCCAGCAGGGTCGCCAGCGCGAGTTCTACCAGACCAACGTCGACATCTTCGGCTCGTCGGAACCCGAAGCCGACGCCGAAATCCTCGCGTGGGCTGCCGACACGATGACCGGTCTCGGCCTCACCGGCGAGCACTTCGAGTTCCGCATCTCCCACCGCGACATCCTCGGCGGCGTCCTCGAGAGCTACGACGCCGATGTCGACACCGAGGCGGCGATCCGCGCAGTCGACAAATCCGACAAGCTCTCGCAAGTCGAGTACCACGACCTGCTGATCGACGCCGGCCTCTCAGCCGACCAGGCCGCCGAGTTCGCCGACCTCATCGCCGAGGGCGACCTCGAGGCGGTCGAGGCCTTCGCCGACACCGAGCGCGTGACGGCGGCCGTCGAGAACCTCCAGAACGTGCTCGCCGCCGCCGAGGACTTCGGTGCACGCGAGTACTGTACGATCTCGCTCGAGACGGCCCGCGGGCTGGACTACTACACGGGCGTCGTCTTCGAGTGTTTCGACTCCGCAGGCGAGGTCTCCCGGTCGATCTTCGGTGGCGGTCGCTACGACGACTTGATCGAGAGTTTCGGCGGACAGCCGACGCCTGCGGTCGGCGTCGCCCCCGGCCACGCGACGCTGTCGCTGTTGCTCCAGCGGGCCGGCGTCTGGCCCGAGGAGGAAGTGACGACCGACTACTACGTCCTCCAGATCGGCGACACACGATCGGAAGCGGCCCGGATCGTCCGCGAACTTCGCAACCGTGGCCACGTCGTCGAGACCGACGTCGCCGGTCGCTCCTTCGGCGCGCAACTGAACTACGCCGACTCGATCAACGCTGAAACGGTCGTCATCGCCGGCGAACAGGACCTCGAAAACGACGAGGTGACGATCAAAGACATGGCCTCTGGCGACCAGATTCAGGTGCCCGTCGACGCGTTCCCGGGCGATCTCGAGCGACCGACGCTCGCGGACTTCGAGTGA
- a CDS encoding asparagine synthase-related protein, with amino-acid sequence MELGLLYSGGKDSTLAALLLEEFYDVTLVTAHFGISDDWQHARETAETVGFAFDRLECDPDVAREAVDLIREDGFPRNGIQLVHTHALEQLAAREFDAIADGTRRDDRVPTISRAQAQSLEDRHDIDYIAPLSGFGRSAVDRLVEARLDVIAGPSEEIDRADYEAELRALIVDEEGEGAIAEYFPDHQQTFVTNVR; translated from the coding sequence ATGGAGCTCGGACTGCTCTACAGCGGCGGCAAGGACTCGACGCTCGCGGCGCTCTTGCTCGAGGAGTTCTACGACGTCACACTGGTGACGGCCCACTTCGGGATCAGCGACGATTGGCAACACGCCCGCGAGACGGCCGAGACGGTCGGCTTCGCGTTCGACCGCCTCGAGTGCGATCCCGACGTCGCCCGCGAGGCCGTCGATCTGATCCGCGAGGACGGCTTTCCCCGTAACGGCATTCAACTGGTCCATACACACGCTTTAGAGCAACTTGCAGCCCGTGAGTTCGATGCGATCGCCGACGGCACCCGCCGTGACGACCGCGTCCCGACGATCTCACGAGCCCAGGCCCAGAGTCTCGAGGATCGCCACGACATCGATTACATCGCGCCGTTGTCGGGATTTGGCCGGTCGGCCGTCGACCGGCTGGTCGAGGCACGACTGGACGTGATTGCCGGACCGAGCGAGGAGATCGACAGAGCCGACTACGAGGCCGAACTGCGGGCACTCATCGTCGACGAAGAGGGAGAGGGTGCGATCGCGGAGTACTTCCCCGATCACCAGCAGACGTTCGTGACGAACGTTCGGTGA
- a CDS encoding DNA-binding protein, with product MSGSPDDEKLEELRQKKMEQLQDRAESQGEGSQEAAKQQAEAQKKAVLRQHLTDEARKRLNTVKMSKPQFGEQVERQVVSLARSGRIQGKIDDDKMKQLLKELQPDSKSFDIQRR from the coding sequence ATGAGTGGCTCACCCGACGACGAAAAACTCGAGGAACTCCGACAGAAGAAAATGGAGCAGCTTCAGGACCGTGCCGAGTCCCAGGGCGAGGGCAGTCAGGAGGCGGCCAAACAGCAGGCTGAAGCCCAGAAGAAGGCGGTTCTGCGCCAGCACCTGACCGACGAGGCCCGCAAGCGGCTCAACACGGTCAAGATGAGTAAACCCCAGTTCGGCGAGCAGGTCGAACGACAGGTCGTCAGCCTCGCCCGCAGCGGCCGTATTCAGGGCAAAATCGACGACGACAAGATGAAACAGCTCCTCAAGGAGCTGCAACCCGACTCCAAGAGCTTCGACATCCAGCGCCGGTGA
- a CDS encoding 30S ribosomal protein S19e, with the protein MATMYDVPADDLIEALADDLADRLEEPDWAKFAKTGVDNELPPEQEDFWATRAASLLRKVADRGPIGVERLSTEYGGAKGGSNRYQVAPDKRADGSKNLIRTILQQLEEEDLVETAEGEGRRVTADGQSLLDDTAGAVLEDLDRPELERYA; encoded by the coding sequence ATGGCTACGATGTACGACGTTCCGGCGGACGACCTCATCGAGGCGCTCGCCGACGATCTCGCGGATCGACTCGAGGAACCGGACTGGGCCAAGTTCGCCAAGACCGGCGTCGACAATGAACTCCCACCGGAACAGGAGGACTTCTGGGCAACCCGCGCCGCAAGCCTCCTGCGCAAGGTCGCCGACCGCGGCCCCATCGGCGTCGAGCGACTCTCGACGGAGTACGGCGGCGCGAAAGGCGGCTCCAACCGCTATCAGGTCGCCCCCGACAAACGTGCCGACGGCTCGAAGAACCTCATTCGGACCATCCTCCAGCAACTCGAAGAGGAAGACCTCGTCGAGACCGCCGAGGGTGAGGGTCGCCGCGTCACCGCCGACGGACAGAGCCTGCTCGACGACACCGCCGGCGCAGTCCTCGAAGACCTCGACCGTCCGGAACTCGAGCGCTACGCGTAA